In Denticeps clupeoides chromosome 1, fDenClu1.1, whole genome shotgun sequence, a single window of DNA contains:
- the lrrc74a gene encoding leucine-rich repeat-containing protein 74A gives MDPSTLSLDSLLLAERRCSPADDLDDSDWDTDLEAEEPKSGREDMSTADVYRQACKLVGVVPVSCFLRNLGEDTINLNHHGLGPPGGRALAIALVTDTSTTTLELADNHLLAEGTRFLVEMLGVNSTIQHLNLSGNRLRSAGAEVVARMLLENVSIRSLKLSGNGFTEDDAKFLADALSINYRVKDLDLSHNAFCGRGGEHLGQMLANNEGLETLDLSWNHLRMKGAVAFCAGLKVNVTLKYLDLAWNGFGNEGALALGEALKFNNTLLRLDLSNNRITNEGVDMLCRGLEANDTLRVLWLQYNSVTVEGALALISVVKNTPKTALEEINICNVLVNETFVQLLELTCLEHPALEVQYGGVGGFIAKKPPKRLDPMKVIQDYLDERKLRLWDFFRNIDKDGTMRVPVSEFRKAVQQSSIPLNRYQIEELIQRLDRDRTGMVDYRGLADTRKQMMRDHRRQLRKVESRQKKEKQKSERILKTFQSAVEAVTPHSSVVLSPGGAKEDSSGPHHFSATPLSSWHHIMMSNSSQYSVANLSGEHVHLPLIAGASSHRPPSSPSVRSYSQPNLLADAPRYPTAKPASAGGKFSTSNSMVDSGGLTRSRPALTPGPPPPKSRGAKKGKTKKKTHEGV, from the exons ATGGATCCTTCCACCTTGTCACTGGACTCCCTTCTGTTGGCGGAGAGGAGATGTTCACCAGCAGACGACCTGGACGACAGTGACTGGGACACAGATCTGGAGGCAGAAG agccgAAGAGCGGCAGGGAGGACATGTCCACCGCAGACGTCTACCGGCAGGCCTGCAAGCTGGTCGGCGTCGTCCCCGTCTCCTGCTTCCTGCGCAACCTGGGCGAAGACACCATCAACCTGAATCACCACGGCCTGGGACCCCCGGGCGGGAGGGCGCTGGCCATCGCGCTGGTG ACGGACACGAGCACCACCACCTTGGAGCTGGCCGACAACCACCTGCTGGCGGAAGGGACTCGGTTCCTGGTGGAGATGCTGGGCGTGAACTCCACCATCCAGCACCTG AACCTCTCCGGCAACCGGCTGCGGTCGGCGGGCGCCGAGGTCGTCGCCAGAATGTTGCTGGAGAACGTCTCCATCAGGTCCTTAAAGCTGTCAG GAAATGGGTTTACAGAAGATGATGCCAAGTTTTTGGCTGATGCTTTGTCT ATCAACTACAGAGTAAAAGATCTGGATCTGAGCCACAACGCGTTCTGTGGCCGAGGAGGAGAACATCTGGGACAGATGTTAG CAAACAACGAAGGTCTGGAGACCCTGGACCTGAGCTGGAACCACCTGCGGATGAAAGGTGCTGTGGCCTTCTGTGCTGGACTGAAG GTGAACGTGACGCTGAAGTACCTGGACCTGGCGTGGAACGGCTTTGGAAACGAAGGGGCTTTGGCCCTCGGCGAGGCCCTGAAGTTCAACAACACCCTGCTGCGCCTCGACCTCAGCAACAACCGCATCACCAACGAGGGCGTGGACATGCTCTGCAGAGGCCTGGAGGCCAACGACACCCTGAGGGTGCTGTGG CTCCAGTACAACTCTGTGACGGTGGAGGGAGCCCTCGCCTTGATCAGCGTCGTCAAGAACACCCCCAAAACGGCCTTGGAGGAGATCAACATATGT AACGTGCTGGTGAACGAGACCTTTGTGCAGCTCCTGGAGCTCACCTGCCTGGAGCACCCGGCCCTTGAGGTGCAGTATGGTGGAGTCGGTGGCTTCATCGCCAAGAAACCGCCCAAACGCCTCGATCCAATGAAGGTCATTCAG GACTACCTGGATGAGCGCAAGCTGCGGCTCTGGGACTTTTTCCGAAATATCGATAAGGACGGAACCATGCGTGTCCCTGTCTCGGAATTCAGGAAGGCCGTTCAG CAATCCAGCATCCCGCTGAACCGGTATCAAATCGAGGAGCTGATCCAGAGGTTGGACCGGGACAGGACGGGCATGGTGGACTACAG GGGACTGGCTGACACCAGGAAGCAGATGATGAGGGACCACCGGCGGCAGCTGCGCAAGGTGGAGTCCCGGCAGAAGAAGGAGAAGCAGAAGAGCGAGCGGATCCTGAAGACGTTCCAGAGCGCGGTGGAGGCGGTCACCCCTCACAGCTCGGTGGTTCTGTCCCCGGGTGGAGCCAAAGAGGATTCCAGCGGCCCCCACCACTTCTCCGCCACGCCCCTCAGCTCCTGGCACCACATCATGATGTCCAACAGCAGCCAGTACTCCGTCGCCAACCTCAGCGGCGAGCACGTCCACTTGCCGCTGATAGCGGGCGCCTCGTCCCACCGGCCCCCCAGCTCGCCGTCCGTTCGCTCGTACTCCCAGCCCAACCTGCTGGCCGACGCCCCTCGCTACCCCACCGCCAAACCTGCCTCCGCGGGGGGCAAGTTCTCCACCTCCAACTCCATGGTGGACAGTGGAGGTCTGA